From Veillonella dispar, one genomic window encodes:
- a CDS encoding helix-turn-helix domain-containing protein, translated as MNKMCITVAEAAELASVPQAVIREWAQDFDFPSMKIGKRGGKRLIHVDSFNAWLAKRCQARTGE; from the coding sequence ATGAATAAGATGTGCATCACAGTAGCGGAAGCTGCAGAACTTGCTAGCGTACCGCAAGCCGTTATCCGAGAATGGGCGCAAGATTTTGACTTCCCGTCCATGAAAATTGGTAAACGTGGTGGTAAACGCCTTATCCACGTTGATTCGTTTAATGCTTGGCTTGCTAAACGATGCCAGGCGCGAACAGGAGAGTAG
- a CDS encoding cyclodeaminase/cyclohydrolase family protein → MKLVEQKVSDFVAATASKEPTPGGGAIAALTAATGAALAEMVANLTFGKKGYEEVQSEMKDLQSKAEAIRNRMLELSQADADVFNIFMNALGLPKNTDEEKATRSAAIQQAYKDAAMVPFEIGELAYQIFDLADMASRKGNQNLITDGIIAAINARAAVKAAFLNVRINLSGIKDEAFVTDITTKMNAIEKDLDEKEAAIIGLYA, encoded by the coding sequence ATGAAATTAGTAGAACAAAAAGTGAGTGACTTTGTAGCCGCTACTGCATCTAAAGAACCTACACCTGGAGGTGGTGCCATTGCGGCTTTAACAGCTGCAACGGGTGCTGCATTAGCTGAAATGGTGGCAAACTTAACCTTTGGGAAAAAAGGATACGAAGAGGTTCAATCTGAAATGAAAGACCTTCAAAGTAAAGCAGAAGCTATTCGTAATCGCATGCTTGAATTATCCCAAGCTGATGCGGATGTATTTAACATCTTTATGAACGCATTAGGTTTGCCAAAGAATACTGATGAAGAAAAGGCTACGCGCAGTGCAGCCATTCAGCAAGCTTATAAAGATGCGGCTATGGTGCCCTTTGAAATCGGTGAATTAGCGTATCAAATCTTTGATTTGGCGGATATGGCATCTCGCAAGGGCAATCAAAACCTCATTACAGATGGTATTATTGCTGCTATTAATGCCCGTGCTGCCGTAAAGGCGGCATTCTTAAATGTGCGTATTAATTTATCTGGTATTAAAGACGAAGCCTTTGTAACTGATATAACTACAAAAATGAATGCTATTGAAAAAGATCTCGATGAGAAAGAGGCGGCCATTATAGGTTTATATGCATAA
- a CDS encoding nucleobase:cation symporter-2 family protein: MTDQKQMNTVDSMLPIPQLFAFGLQHVLAMYAGAVAVPIIVAQAMHLPVEDLIRLITADLFTCGVATLIQTLGFGNIGGRIPMIQGVTFASVGPMAMIGAQHGMTAIYGAIIIAGLFTFLIAPFFSRLIRLFPPVVTGTIITIIGINLMPVAINWMGGGVGNPQFGSFTNIGLGFLTFLIVVFVYKFAKGFFSNLSVLIGLIAGTAIAFAMGVTNFDEVGRSSWIAVIEPFYFGLPTFDWASVLSMIIVMLVVMVETTGDSIAIGEIVDKPIGRKELASIIRADGVSTVIGGILNSFPYTAFAQNVGLIAVTGVKSRFVVAASGVILILLGLFPKLAAIVASIPNAVLGGAGIAMFGMIVASGIRSLGKVSFEGNHNLMLVAISVGVAMIPIAAPNFYANFPAWAQIILKSGITFGSIMAILLNLLLNGVNRGDEIKEMGRR; this comes from the coding sequence ATGACAGATCAAAAACAAATGAATACGGTCGATAGTATGTTGCCAATACCACAGCTCTTTGCCTTTGGTTTACAGCACGTATTGGCCATGTATGCAGGTGCCGTTGCCGTACCTATTATCGTGGCACAGGCCATGCACTTACCTGTGGAAGATTTGATTCGCTTAATTACAGCGGACTTATTTACTTGCGGTGTTGCCACATTAATCCAGACATTAGGTTTTGGTAATATTGGTGGACGTATTCCAATGATCCAAGGGGTTACCTTTGCATCTGTAGGCCCTATGGCCATGATTGGTGCCCAACATGGTATGACTGCTATTTACGGCGCCATTATCATAGCCGGTTTATTTACATTCTTGATAGCGCCATTCTTTAGTCGTCTTATTCGACTATTCCCTCCTGTAGTTACAGGTACAATTATTACCATTATCGGTATTAACTTGATGCCAGTTGCCATTAATTGGATGGGCGGTGGTGTAGGAAATCCACAATTTGGTAGTTTTACTAATATTGGACTAGGGTTCCTTACATTCTTAATCGTCGTATTTGTTTATAAATTTGCAAAAGGTTTCTTCAGTAATCTTTCTGTTCTAATCGGTTTGATTGCAGGTACAGCTATTGCTTTTGCAATGGGCGTTACCAACTTTGACGAAGTTGGTCGTTCCAGTTGGATTGCAGTTATTGAACCTTTCTATTTCGGTTTACCAACCTTTGATTGGGCTTCTGTGCTTTCCATGATTATCGTAATGCTTGTTGTTATGGTTGAAACAACTGGTGATAGTATTGCTATTGGTGAAATCGTAGATAAGCCAATTGGTCGTAAAGAATTGGCATCAATCATTCGTGCTGATGGGGTATCTACTGTTATCGGTGGTATTCTTAATAGCTTCCCATATACAGCATTTGCTCAAAACGTTGGTCTTATTGCTGTAACAGGTGTTAAGAGCCGCTTTGTAGTTGCTGCATCTGGTGTGATTTTGATTTTATTAGGCTTATTTCCTAAATTAGCGGCCATCGTAGCTAGTATTCCAAATGCTGTATTAGGTGGTGCTGGTATTGCTATGTTCGGTATGATTGTTGCCAGTGGTATTCGTTCTTTAGGCAAGGTTAGCTTTGAAGGCAATCATAATTTAATGCTTGTAGCAATTAGTGTTGGTGTGGCTATGATTCCTATTGCAGCGCCAAACTTTTATGCTAATTTCCCTGCTTGGGCACAAATTATTTTAAAATCTGGTATTACCTTTGGTAGTATTATGGCAATTTTGCTTAACTTACTACTTAATGGTGTTAATCGTGGTGATGAAATTAAAGAAATGGGTCGCCGATAA
- a CDS encoding helix-turn-helix transcriptional regulator, with protein MKYTLKMLRASKNWSQLTASKAIGVSVDTWGNWERKRSYPDVPHIKKIQEVFGVTYDDIIFL; from the coding sequence ATGAAGTATACATTAAAGATGTTAAGGGCTTCAAAAAACTGGTCTCAACTTACGGCATCTAAAGCGATTGGAGTGTCTGTTGATACTTGGGGAAATTGGGAGCGTAAACGCTCTTACCCTGATGTTCCTCACATAAAAAAGATACAAGAAGTATTTGGTGTAACGTATGACGACATTATTTTTTTATAG
- the ttdA gene encoding L(+)-tartrate dehydratase subunit alpha, with amino-acid sequence MSTKEQQVQEMTNKIANFISYMAKVLPDDVQEKIHELAQDEKNPMAKSIYETMQHNMDLAAQLNRPSCQDTGVLQFWVKVGSNYPLLGELEDILREATYKATQEAPLRLNCVETFDEFNTGKNIGLTAPYIHWDIIPGRDDVEIFPYMAGGGCSLPGSGKTLMPGEGYEGVAKFVLDLMTSYGLNACPPLLVGVGIATTIDTAAGLSKKALMRPVSSKAPNEKAAYMEQLLEDGINKIGIGPQGMGGDKTVLGVNIEHGTRHPSVISCAVSVGCWNHRRGDLVFDKDGNCTVKSHKGVTL; translated from the coding sequence ATGAGTACGAAGGAACAACAAGTACAAGAAATGACTAATAAGATAGCTAATTTCATTTCTTATATGGCAAAGGTATTGCCTGATGATGTACAAGAAAAAATTCATGAATTGGCACAAGATGAAAAAAATCCTATGGCCAAATCTATTTATGAGACAATGCAACATAATATGGATTTAGCAGCTCAGCTTAATCGTCCTTCTTGTCAAGATACTGGTGTATTACAATTCTGGGTAAAGGTTGGATCTAATTATCCATTACTAGGAGAATTAGAAGATATCCTAAGAGAAGCAACCTATAAGGCTACACAAGAAGCTCCATTGCGATTGAACTGTGTAGAAACTTTTGATGAGTTTAATACTGGTAAAAATATTGGCCTCACTGCACCTTATATTCACTGGGATATCATTCCTGGTCGCGATGATGTAGAAATCTTCCCTTACATGGCTGGTGGCGGGTGCTCCTTGCCAGGGTCCGGTAAAACATTGATGCCAGGCGAAGGTTATGAAGGTGTTGCTAAATTTGTTCTTGATTTGATGACAAGCTATGGCTTAAATGCATGTCCTCCACTATTGGTAGGTGTAGGGATTGCTACAACTATTGATACAGCTGCTGGATTATCTAAAAAGGCATTAATGCGCCCTGTATCTTCAAAAGCACCTAATGAAAAAGCGGCTTATATGGAACAATTGTTAGAAGATGGCATTAATAAGATTGGTATTGGACCTCAAGGTATGGGTGGGGATAAAACTGTATTAGGTGTTAACATTGAACATGGAACACGTCATCCATCTGTTATTTCTTGTGCTGTTAGTGTAGGTTGTTGGAATCATCGTCGCGGCGATCTCGTATTTGATAAGGATGGTAATTGCACAGTTAAATCTCATAAAGGAGTGACATTATAA
- a CDS encoding helix-turn-helix domain-containing protein — MSDLGNKAIMAENIQRLMDSRGIDRNKICADLGLKYTTFTDWVKGNTYPRIDKIELLANYFGVPKSELVEKYTDGYYTDREAAEFAEYLRTRPGARMLFSAAKDISKEDLEKAVEYIELLKLKNK, encoded by the coding sequence ATGAGTGATTTAGGTAACAAGGCTATTATGGCCGAGAATATTCAACGACTAATGGATAGTCGCGGAATTGATCGCAATAAAATATGCGCTGATTTAGGGCTAAAGTATACTACGTTTACCGATTGGGTAAAGGGAAATACATATCCTAGAATCGATAAAATTGAGTTATTGGCAAACTATTTTGGTGTTCCTAAATCTGAACTAGTAGAGAAATATACAGACGGCTATTACACTGACCGTGAAGCAGCCGAATTTGCTGAATACCTACGCACACGTCCGGGAGCTCGTATGCTCTTCTCTGCCGCTAAAGATATAAGTAAGGAGGATTTAGAAAAAGCAGTCGAATATATAGAGCTTTTAAAATTAAAAAACAAATAA
- a CDS encoding tyrosine-type recombinase/integrase has product MAKKRADGRYQVSKLINGKRKYFYGTTKKAAIAERDAYVESLAQCANYDNTITTERWCEYWIRLKTDTVSQNTLSSYQYIIKTYIVPFIGSIRLVELSALNVRALMDSMSHLSARTISYTLTVLRAILKQAVMDEIISKNVATLVKKPKQERKREMVTLSKEEVETFLEQIDDVEWHALFKLAFTTGLRRSEILGLTWDDVNLKQKTLTVNQTVLRIDEVTTISKTTKNSSSRRSISLDDKTIAELLKLRTCVDKRRLKAPNWRNNNLVFPGKFGNPRDPAKVSLKCKKFATAIGRPDFTMHDTRHTHATLLLEAGVNFKVVQMRLGHSSYQQTMDTYSHVTPIMEADVVEKISNIF; this is encoded by the coding sequence ATGGCTAAAAAACGAGCTGATGGACGCTACCAAGTATCAAAGCTGATAAATGGTAAGCGCAAATACTTTTATGGCACTACCAAGAAAGCTGCTATTGCTGAACGTGATGCCTACGTTGAGTCGCTAGCGCAATGTGCGAACTACGATAACACAATTACAACCGAGCGCTGGTGTGAATATTGGATCCGACTTAAAACGGATACGGTTTCACAGAATACCCTATCCTCTTACCAATATATTATTAAGACCTATATCGTACCTTTCATAGGCTCAATACGATTAGTCGAGCTGTCAGCATTAAACGTAAGGGCTCTTATGGATAGCATGAGCCACTTATCGGCAAGGACTATCAGCTATACGCTAACCGTTCTTAGGGCAATCCTAAAACAGGCGGTCATGGATGAGATAATATCGAAGAACGTGGCCACACTGGTTAAGAAGCCAAAGCAAGAACGTAAACGCGAGATGGTAACACTATCTAAAGAAGAGGTTGAAACGTTCCTCGAACAAATCGATGATGTCGAATGGCATGCCCTGTTCAAGCTAGCATTTACTACAGGTTTACGCCGTAGTGAGATACTCGGCTTAACCTGGGATGATGTCAATTTAAAACAAAAGACGCTAACCGTCAATCAAACAGTTTTACGTATCGACGAAGTCACGACTATCTCTAAAACAACTAAAAACAGCTCGTCAAGGCGTTCTATCTCACTCGACGATAAAACTATCGCAGAGCTCCTAAAACTTCGCACATGCGTCGATAAACGAAGACTAAAAGCACCGAACTGGAGAAATAATAATCTCGTGTTCCCTGGTAAGTTTGGAAACCCTCGTGATCCTGCTAAAGTTTCTCTAAAGTGTAAAAAGTTTGCTACCGCAATCGGTAGGCCTGACTTTACGATGCACGATACCCGCCATACACACGCTACCTTATTATTAGAAGCTGGCGTAAACTTTAAAGTCGTACAAATGAGGCTTGGCCATTCCTCGTATCAACAAACTATGGATACCTACTCGCATGTAACTCCAATTATGGAAGCCGACGTGGTAGAAAAGATTTCAAACATATTCTAA
- the moaA gene encoding GTP 3',8-cyclase MoaA gives MKDAWGRTIEYVRLSLTDACNFCCPYCRPAEITPQSQTQLLSVDEWMTILGAFHRIGVKAVRLTGGEPLLYPHIEELLTRIKDTGWFEDISMTTNGSLLASRAQRLKKLGLNRVNISLDSLESDAFATCVGKEGQLDSVLDGIRSAISENFKSVKINTVLSRHWSDDEVKSLLQYVEKWPVVWRFIEYMPFQGDAFHGPTFDEWKAQLERVSGGPLTEVHSVYGFGPATYLALPSGKAIGFIFSMSHSYCDTCNRVRLTSDGQMRLCLLRDDEADLVSLVRNGATEEDLALHIERALQRKQERHDGVGMEQPERPMWRIGG, from the coding sequence ATGAAAGACGCATGGGGCCGTACAATTGAATATGTACGTCTGTCATTGACAGATGCGTGTAATTTTTGTTGTCCCTATTGCCGACCTGCTGAAATTACACCTCAAAGTCAAACCCAATTATTATCAGTTGATGAATGGATGACTATTTTAGGTGCCTTTCATCGTATTGGCGTGAAAGCGGTACGTTTAACTGGTGGCGAGCCATTGCTATATCCTCATATTGAAGAGCTTTTAACTCGTATCAAGGATACTGGTTGGTTTGAAGATATATCTATGACTACTAATGGTAGCTTGCTTGCATCTCGAGCACAACGATTGAAAAAACTTGGTTTGAACCGAGTGAATATCAGTTTAGATTCTCTTGAAAGTGACGCTTTTGCCACTTGTGTAGGCAAAGAGGGGCAGCTAGATTCCGTATTAGATGGTATTCGCAGTGCTATTAGCGAGAATTTTAAATCAGTAAAGATTAATACCGTATTATCTCGCCATTGGTCTGATGATGAAGTTAAATCTTTATTACAGTATGTAGAAAAGTGGCCTGTTGTATGGCGTTTTATTGAATATATGCCATTCCAAGGCGATGCGTTCCATGGTCCAACCTTTGATGAGTGGAAGGCTCAATTAGAACGTGTTAGTGGAGGTCCGCTTACAGAAGTACATTCCGTTTATGGCTTTGGCCCTGCTACGTACTTAGCGCTACCAAGTGGAAAGGCTATAGGCTTTATCTTTTCTATGTCTCATAGCTACTGCGATACATGTAATCGTGTACGTCTTACATCTGATGGGCAAATGCGTTTATGCTTGTTACGTGATGATGAGGCTGATCTTGTATCTCTTGTGCGCAATGGTGCGACCGAGGAAGATTTAGCTTTGCATATTGAACGTGCATTGCAGCGAAAGCAAGAACGTCATGATGGCGTAGGTATGGAACAACCAGAACGTCCTATGTGGCGCATTGGAGGATAA
- a CDS encoding formate--tetrahydrofolate ligase — MLSDIEIAQQNKMEKIQVIADKCGLTPDDIEQYGHYKAKISFDAIRRLESKADGKLVLVTAITPTPAGEGKSTTSIGLVQGLQKIGKNAIATLREPSLGPVFGIKGGAAGGGYAQVVPMDDINLHFTGDMHAITAANNLLSAMIDNHIHQGNELQIDLRQLSWTRVLDMNDRALRNVTVALGGKVCGFPREDHFMITVASEIMAILCLAKDLEDLKERFGRIVIGCNLAGEPVYVHQLGCQGAMALLMKDAIKPNLVQTLEHTPAIVHGGPFANIAHGCNSIVATKLGLKLGDIVVTEAGFGADLGAEKFLDIKCRYGDIFPDTIVIVATLRALKMHGGVPKQELNTENVEAVTKGFSNLQKAIENMRYFNVPVLVAINKFATDTDAEIAELTRLCNEFGVPVELNECWEKGGEGGTDMAKKVVELLEGPKPTPKFVYDLEDSLEEKVNKIVKTIYGGDGVIFTDKAKKQIKQLADWGLDRLPVCMAKTQYSLSDNPALLGAPKGFTITVSDIRVANGAGFIVCRTGDVMVMPGLPKRPAALNMDIEADGTIKGLF, encoded by the coding sequence ATGTTAAGCGATATTGAGATTGCCCAACAGAATAAAATGGAAAAAATTCAGGTTATTGCCGATAAATGCGGATTAACACCTGATGATATTGAACAATATGGTCATTATAAAGCGAAGATTTCTTTTGATGCCATTCGCCGCTTAGAGTCTAAGGCAGATGGTAAGTTGGTACTTGTTACAGCTATTACACCAACACCAGCAGGGGAAGGTAAGTCTACAACGAGCATTGGTCTCGTACAAGGTTTACAAAAAATCGGTAAAAATGCCATTGCTACATTGCGCGAGCCATCCTTGGGACCTGTATTTGGTATTAAAGGTGGTGCAGCGGGGGGCGGTTATGCTCAAGTAGTACCGATGGATGATATTAACCTTCATTTCACAGGTGATATGCATGCTATTACAGCAGCAAATAACTTGTTATCCGCTATGATCGATAATCACATCCATCAAGGTAATGAGTTGCAAATTGACTTGCGTCAATTATCTTGGACTCGTGTTTTAGATATGAATGACCGTGCACTTCGCAACGTAACTGTAGCACTTGGTGGCAAAGTATGTGGTTTCCCTCGAGAAGATCACTTCATGATTACCGTTGCTTCTGAAATTATGGCTATTCTTTGCTTAGCTAAAGATCTAGAAGATTTAAAAGAACGTTTTGGTCGCATTGTAATTGGCTGTAATTTAGCAGGTGAGCCTGTTTATGTGCATCAACTTGGTTGCCAAGGTGCGATGGCCCTTCTTATGAAAGATGCTATTAAACCAAATCTTGTGCAAACATTAGAGCATACACCAGCTATCGTTCACGGCGGTCCATTTGCAAACATTGCTCATGGTTGTAACTCCATCGTAGCTACAAAATTAGGCCTTAAATTAGGTGATATTGTAGTTACAGAAGCTGGCTTCGGTGCTGATTTGGGGGCTGAAAAGTTCCTAGACATTAAATGTCGTTACGGCGATATTTTCCCTGATACAATCGTTATCGTAGCTACATTACGAGCTCTTAAAATGCATGGTGGCGTACCAAAACAAGAGCTTAATACAGAAAATGTTGAGGCTGTTACGAAAGGCTTTAGCAATTTACAAAAAGCAATCGAAAATATGCGTTACTTCAATGTGCCTGTGTTAGTAGCCATAAATAAATTTGCTACCGATACAGATGCGGAAATCGCTGAGTTAACTCGCTTGTGTAATGAATTTGGTGTACCTGTAGAACTTAATGAATGTTGGGAAAAGGGTGGCGAAGGCGGCACTGATATGGCGAAAAAAGTTGTAGAATTGCTTGAAGGTCCAAAACCAACACCTAAGTTCGTATATGATTTAGAAGATAGTTTGGAAGAGAAAGTTAATAAAATTGTTAAAACCATTTATGGTGGCGACGGCGTTATCTTCACAGATAAAGCTAAAAAACAAATTAAACAATTAGCAGATTGGGGGCTAGATCGTCTGCCTGTATGTATGGCAAAAACACAATACTCCTTATCTGATAATCCTGCGTTACTCGGTGCACCGAAAGGCTTTACTATAACGGTATCCGATATTCGTGTTGCTAATGGGGCAGGCTTTATCGTATGCCGTACGGGTGATGTAATGGTTATGCCAGGTCTTCCTAAACGTCCTGCCGCTCTTAATATGGATATCGAAGCAGATGGTACGATTAAAGGCTTATTCTAA
- a CDS encoding AraC family transcriptional regulator — protein MDYFHYTYKHNHIDFNSDIYKVSTYHYNWHSGVEILILLKGRIDMSCNSEVFTMEPLDTIIISPQVGHATLALEEDTTALVIHVSKEFFQYFDPNFGMYQFVLRSDKTNRDNKFFTSLRHRAAQMMLLMVNGEGTDRQLCLESHFLAMTSDIYREIDAVKTIPVHTKPADMTVATFDKMITYIDENYKQKIELEDIAKIGGYNVNYTSQFFKRQLGVSFLEYLLRLRLREATVRLANSEDGVAHIASSCGFADIKAFNVAFKKHFHTTPSEYRKQAKEMGRKTKLHDWKEIISTQEKDIIDILQTYLPYQDASINKDRLEEANQKLQDVREELEMVVKKLQS, from the coding sequence ATGGATTACTTTCACTACACCTATAAACACAATCACATAGATTTCAATAGTGATATATATAAGGTTAGTACCTATCACTATAACTGGCACAGTGGCGTAGAAATCCTAATCTTACTAAAGGGCAGAATCGACATGAGTTGTAATAGTGAGGTTTTTACAATGGAACCTCTTGATACGATTATTATTTCTCCTCAAGTTGGTCATGCTACATTGGCCTTAGAGGAGGATACAACGGCTCTCGTTATTCATGTAAGTAAGGAGTTTTTCCAATATTTTGATCCTAACTTCGGCATGTACCAATTTGTATTGCGTTCAGATAAAACTAATCGGGATAATAAATTCTTTACGTCCTTACGTCATCGTGCCGCACAAATGATGTTATTAATGGTAAATGGTGAAGGTACTGATCGTCAATTATGCTTGGAGAGTCACTTTTTAGCTATGACGAGTGATATATATCGTGAAATTGATGCGGTTAAGACTATCCCTGTACATACAAAGCCTGCTGATATGACTGTAGCTACCTTTGATAAAATGATTACCTATATTGATGAAAACTATAAGCAGAAGATCGAGTTAGAAGATATTGCTAAAATAGGCGGTTATAATGTGAACTATACATCTCAGTTCTTTAAACGCCAATTAGGAGTTTCCTTTTTAGAGTATTTGTTACGGTTGAGATTACGAGAGGCTACAGTTCGTTTAGCTAACTCTGAGGATGGGGTAGCTCATATTGCAAGTAGCTGTGGTTTCGCAGATATTAAAGCCTTTAATGTAGCTTTCAAGAAACATTTCCATACAACACCATCTGAATATAGAAAGCAAGCAAAAGAGATGGGGCGTAAGACAAAGCTACATGATTGGAAGGAAATTATCTCTACTCAGGAAAAGGATATTATAGATATATTGCAAACCTATTTACCATATCAAGATGCCTCTATCAATAAGGATAGATTGGAAGAGGCTAATCAAAAGTTACAGGATGTTAGAGAAGAACTTGAGATGGTTGTAAAAAAATTACAATCATAA
- the ttdB gene encoding L(+)-tartrate dehydratase subunit beta — MAKKILTTPIQKSDLEGIKPGDVIYLTGHITTSRDMGHRRVVEEGKTLPVDVKDGAILHAGPIIRTISDNEFEVVSVGPTTSMRMEKFEYDFVKKTGVRLIVGKGGMGPETARACKDFGALHCVFPAGNAVLAATEVEKVESANWRELGMCETLWTFKVKEFGPLIVSIDAEGNNYFENKKVEYNAKKEEVLEEIYKHVGFIK, encoded by the coding sequence ATGGCTAAGAAAATATTAACTACACCAATTCAAAAATCTGATTTAGAAGGCATTAAGCCAGGCGATGTAATTTATTTGACTGGGCATATTACAACTAGTCGTGATATGGGGCATCGTCGTGTGGTAGAAGAAGGTAAAACTTTACCGGTTGATGTTAAAGATGGGGCTATACTTCATGCAGGTCCAATTATTCGAACTATAAGCGATAATGAATTTGAAGTAGTATCTGTAGGTCCTACTACATCTATGCGAATGGAAAAATTCGAATATGACTTTGTTAAAAAGACTGGTGTACGTCTCATTGTAGGTAAAGGTGGCATGGGTCCTGAAACAGCCCGTGCATGTAAAGACTTTGGCGCACTACACTGTGTATTCCCTGCAGGCAATGCAGTTCTTGCTGCTACAGAAGTCGAAAAAGTAGAATCTGCTAATTGGCGTGAATTAGGTATGTGTGAGACTTTGTGGACTTTTAAGGTTAAAGAATTTGGTCCACTTATCGTATCCATTGATGCAGAAGGTAATAACTACTTTGAAAATAAAAAAGTAGAATACAATGCGAAAAAAGAAGAGGTGTTAGAAGAAATCTATAAACATGTAGGCTTCATTAAATAA
- a CDS encoding helix-turn-helix domain-containing protein yields MKEFVIRMFGESITERMNELGMTKTALIKQAEISMDTLNRAIKGKSVQMSTVVGICYALCVDDTESHDFWETDYYNPKLDRR; encoded by the coding sequence ATGAAAGAATTCGTAATCAGAATGTTCGGCGAATCCATTACGGAACGCATGAACGAGTTAGGCATGACTAAGACGGCGCTGATCAAACAAGCTGAAATCTCGATGGATACATTAAACCGAGCTATCAAGGGAAAGTCAGTGCAAATGTCGACAGTCGTTGGTATCTGCTATGCGTTGTGTGTCGACGATACCGAAAGTCACGACTTTTGGGAAACCGATTACTACAACCCGAAATTAGATAGGAGGTAG
- a CDS encoding MOSC domain-containing protein — MADGKIIAISISEKKGQKKHNIETANLIVDHGMEGDAHAGNWHRQISLLGIASIDHMRAQGADVKPGDFAENITVEGMVLYELAVGTQLQIGKDVILEITQIGKECHHGCEIMKQVGSCIMPTQGIFGKVLKNGTIHVGDEVSIIK, encoded by the coding sequence ATGGCAGACGGAAAAATTATTGCTATCTCTATTAGTGAGAAAAAAGGGCAAAAGAAACATAATATTGAAACCGCTAATCTTATTGTAGATCACGGTATGGAAGGTGATGCGCATGCCGGTAATTGGCATCGTCAAATCAGCTTGCTTGGCATTGCAAGTATTGACCATATGCGAGCTCAAGGGGCGGATGTAAAACCTGGTGATTTTGCAGAAAATATCACTGTTGAAGGTATGGTGCTTTACGAATTGGCTGTAGGCACACAATTACAAATTGGTAAGGATGTAATTCTTGAAATTACTCAAATTGGTAAGGAATGTCATCATGGCTGTGAAATCATGAAACAAGTAGGATCTTGTATCATGCCTACACAAGGCATCTTTGGCAAAGTCCTTAAAAATGGTACGATTCACGTAGGTGATGAAGTATCTATTATCAAATAA